The Xiphophorus maculatus strain JP 163 A chromosome 23, X_maculatus-5.0-male, whole genome shotgun sequence genome contains a region encoding:
- the LOC102228944 gene encoding myelin proteolipid protein-like, whose translation MGCYDCCMRCLGGVPYCSLVATLLCFSGIALFCGCGHQALTETERLIETYFARNLHDYITLAYIIQYFQYVIYGLASFFFLYCIALLAEGFYTTSAAKQTFGEFRSTMCGRCLSSSFIVMTYLLAVLWLLVFAFSALPVYFFYNMDATCSTIAVLTETPASINQLCVDARQYGLLPWNAVPGKACGMTLSSICKTREYQMTYNLYVAAFAGAGITLLALLTYTVSSTYNFAVLRYLGRKGIGPRC comes from the exons ATGG GTTGCTATGACTGCTGCATGCGCTGCTTGGGCGGGGTGCCATATTGCTCCCTTGTCGCCACACTGCTCTGCTTCTCTGGCATTGCCCTGTTCTGCGGTTGCGGTCACCAGGCGCTCACTGAAACGGAGAGACTCATCGAAACGTATTTTGCCCGGAACCTTCATGACTACATCACTCTAGCCTATAT cattcaGTATTTCCAGTATGTCATCTATGGTTTGGcctcctttttcttcctctacTGCATTGCTCTCCTGGCTGAGGGCTTCTATACCACAAGCGCTGCCAAGCAAACCTTTGGAGAGTTCAGGAGCACCATGTGTGGTCGCTGCCTCAGCTCCTCG TTCATAGTGATGACGTATCTTCTTGCTGTGCTGTGGCTGCTGGTGTTTGCCTTCTCCGCCTTGCCAGTCTACTTCTTCTACAACATGGATGCAACTTGCAGCACCATTGCTGTTCTGACTGAGACCCCAGCGAGTATAAACCAGCTCTGCGTTGATGCAAGGCAATATG GGCTCTTGCCATGGAATGCAGTACCAGGAAAAGCTTGTGGTATGACCCTGTCCAGTATTTGCAAAACCAGAGAG TATCAGATGACCTATAACCTGTATGTTGCTGCCTTCGCTGGTGCGGGCATCACTCTCTTGGCTCTG CTGACCTATACTGTGTCAAGCACCTATAACTTTGCGGTTCTGCGCTATCTTGGGAGAAAGGGCATAGGTCCAAGGTGTTAG
- the LOC102221532 gene encoding protocadherin-20-like — protein MGHGIPDNMNWAGLLQKLLIMLHTKQIICGSIHFSIKEELEPHTLVGSLNKHFAPPYQLLTEEYLWMNKSTGNFYITEKKMDREHLCSEETKDDECIILQSVIVGPSRELEQFSVIIEDINDNAPYFENSKICLDISEDVPAGTSLMLDDQARDRDSGPNGQLKYELKGSGGVFSLKVEEEGPLIKLIVQKALDRETQDLYQMQLVATDCGVQPLSVSVPIFVTVTDVNDNCPSFSSNSPLSATISGDSKKDTVVTQVVAADPDLGPNAAIVYSLSPKVSERAKKLLILSSHSGHIRLTQDLEIDSSEELVLKVLASGLHCPPAETQVTVSLLPKATQGLTIKIGFIAKHYNQTVVIPESQPPTPLAVLELEGDSSFKDSSLAIEGDVPFFLSPQSGKYLLSTSKPLDYEMKSEYHISVVVKGSSSERSVIAPPQREIRVMVEDVNDNAPHFSQTDYQLEVEENNEPALILLQVSATDADSGLNGRVTYRLDKHTSAIFKVDSVTGQLSALVPLDREQKSVHKLTVFARDSGVPPLESQASVIIRVLDRNDNAPAFSTPHFIFFIPENAPPFAQVGLIEVEDPDEGENGKIELQIVQGNTSFVVDSIQRMLHTTTNLDREMTDRHELYLAVSDNGRPVALTSSARVTIFIEDINDNNPKVILPSSNYSCLVVSPGTPVGTNVTKVYAIDEDSGVNSEITYSVVAPKSVWQNTPFQVDSKSGNITLRQELLQENMGMHNLFIVVRDNGKPTPLYTTVWINLLVNKSTDQCHLDRAPTWTGRSDWVESASMSPICEVETARSVQAIYFYLVLCMAVVIIVLFFTTVCLYLKHREYPPKKNMGHTEENEIPLQIKDKYYSDE, from the exons ATGGGCCATGGGATTCCTGATAATATGAACTGGGCTGGACTTCTGCAG aAGTTGCTGATCATGCTTCATACCAAGCAGATCATTTGTGGCTCCATCCATTTCTCTATCAAGGAGGAACTGGAGCCTCATACTCTGGTTGGATCACTAAATAAACACTTTGCACCGCCTTACCAGCTCCTGACCGAGGAGTACCTGTGGATGAACAAAAGCACTGGGAATTTCTACATTACTGAGAAGAAGATGGATCGTGAGCACCTCTGCTCTGAGGAGACAAAAGATGATGAATGCATTATTTTGCAATCTGTAATTGTTGGGCCCTCTAGGGAGCTGGAGCAGTTTTCTGTGATCATAGAGGACATCAATGACAATGCACCATATtttgaaaacagcaaaatatgCCTGGATATTTCTGAGGATGTACCTGCAGGGACCAGTCTCATGCTGGATGACCAGGCTCGGGACAGAGATAGTGGACCAAACGGACAGCTGAAATACGAACTCAAAGGTTCTGGaggagttttttctttaaaggttgAAGAAGAAGGACCACTAATCAAGCTGATTGTACAAAAGGCTCTGGACAGAGAGACTCAGGACCTGTATCAAATGCAGCTGGTGGCTACTGACTGTGGAGTACAGCCTCTGAGTGTATCAGTACCTATATTTGTCACAGTGACAGATGTTAATGACAACTGTCCAAGCTTTAGTTCTAACAGCCCACTCAGTGCCACAATCTCAGGAGACTCTAAGAAGGATACAGTTGTTACTCAGGTAGTTGCTGCAGACCCAGATTTAGGCCCAAATGCTGCCATTGTTTATTCCCTCAGTCCTAAGGTCTCTGAAAGGGCTAAGAAACTCTTAATCCTCAGCAGTCACAGTGGTCACATCAGGCTAACACAAGACCTTGAAATAGACAGCTCTGAGGAGCTGGTGTTAAAAGTGTTAGCCAGCGGCCTTCACTGCCCACCAGCAGAGACTCAGGTAACAGTATCCCTACTCCCCAAGGCTACCCAAGGTCTAACAATCAAGATCGGGTTCATAGCTAAGCATTACAACCAGACTGTTGTGATACCAGAGAGCCAACCCCCCACTCCCTTAGCTGTTTTAGAGCTTGAGGGTGACAGCAGCTTTAAAGACTCATCTCTTGCCATTGAGGGTGACGTGCCTTTCTTTTTGAGCCCACAGAGTGGCAAATATCTACTTTCCACATCAAAGCCCCTAGACTATGAGATGAAAAGTGAATATCACATTTCTGTGGTAGTGAAAGGGAGTTCATCTGAAAGGTCTGTGATCGCTCCGCCTCAGCGAGAGATCAGGGTGATGGTGGAGGATGTCAATGATAATGCCCCACATTTCTCCCAGACTGACTACCAGCtggaagtggaggaaaacaacgAGCCTGCATTAATACTGCTGCAGGTATCAGCTACTGATGCAGACAGTGGACTCAACGGCAGGGTGACATACAGGTTAGATAAACACACATCTGCCATCTTTAAAGTTGACTCAGTGACAGGTCAACTATCTGCATTGGTTCCTCTGGATAGAGAACAGAAAAGTGTGCACAAACTCACTGTGTTTGCTCGAGATAGTGGGGTTCCTCCCCTGGAGTCCCAGGCCTCTGTAATTATTCGTGTTCTGGACCGGAATGACAATGCACCTGCTTTCTCTACTCCTCACTTCATCTTTTTCATCCCTGAGAATGCACCACCTTTTGCTCAGGTGGGGTTGATAGAAGTGGAAGATCCAGATGAAGGAGAGAATGGGAAAATAGAATTGCAAATTGTACAGGGTAACACATCTTTTGTTGTGGATAGCATACAAAGGATGCTGCATACCACCACCAACTTGGACCGGGAGATGACAGATCGTCATGAACTTTACCTGGCGGTCAGCGACAATGGCCGTCCAGTGGCATTAACCTCCAGTGCCAGGGTGACTATCTTTATAGAGGACATTAATGACAACAACCCAAAAGTGATCCTTCCCAGCAGCAATTATTCATGTTTGGTagtctctccaggtactccagtgGGTACAAATGTAACAAAGGTCTATGCCATCGATGAAGACTCTGGTGTAAACTCAGAAATCACATATTCTGTTGTTGCACCAAAGTCAGTTTGGCAAAACACCCCCTTCCAGGTAGACTCAAAATCAGGGAACATTACCTTAAGACAAGAGCTTTTGCAGGAAAATATGGGAATGCATAATCTGTTCATTGTAGTAAGAGACAATGGGAAACCAACTCCACTTTACACCACAGTTTGGATTAACCTGTTGGTTAATAAGAGCACAGATCAGTGCCATCTAGATAGGGCACCTACATGGACTGGGAGATCAGATTGGGTTGAAAGTGCTTCTATGTCTCCAATCTGTGAGGTGGAGACTGCCAGATCAGTTCAAGCGATATACTTTTATCTTGTGCTCTGCATGGCGGTAGTAatcatagttttgttttttacaacagTTTGTTTGTACCTGAAACACAGAGAATATCCACCAAAGAAAAATATGGGACATACAGAAGAGAATGAGATTCCACTCCAAATCAAAGACAAATATTATTCTGATGAATAG
- the LOC102229205 gene encoding regulator of cell cycle RGCC-like produces MSSDITGDLELELGDVLQEFQDVVEELKAPSESKHQHYQRVLHEAKSRIEDNGVEDSDYSSGASMGNSLNTSEEELHHAGTTLALKAKLGDTDELESFINMLDQELAEM; encoded by the exons ATGTCCTCAGATATTACAGGCG ACTTGGAGCTGGAGCTGGGCGACGTGCTGCAGGAGTTCCAGGATGTTGTGGAGGAGCTGAAGGCCCCCTCCGAAAGCAAACATCAGCATTACCAGCGCGTCCTGCATGAGGCCAAGAGCCGCATCGAAGACAATGGGGTGGAAGACTCTGATTAca GCAGTGGAGCATCTATGGGAAACAGTTTGAATACGAGTGAGGAGGAGCTCCACCATGCAGGCACGACGCTGGCACTGAAAG cCAAGCTGGGAGACACAGACGAGCTTGAGAGTTTTATCAACATGTTGGACCAGGAACTCGCGG AGATGTGA